The stretch of DNA ATCCCCCCTTCCGGCCCGGGTGAAACGCCTGGGCTTTGGAACGAAATCCTCTGGAGAACTGAACGATGAAGCGACTACTACTCACTTTGCTGCTCGTGTCGTCCTGCCCGCTGGCGGTTCGGGCCGACGACCTGGAGACCCTCACCGACGACCAACTTTCCGAAGTCAGCGACGGTTGGCGTCGGCAGATCGAGGTCGACCAACAAGAGGCCGATCGGGCGTTCGTCCGGCTCGACCGGGCTATCGCGATGATCACCGATAAGCCGGGTCTTGGTGAAGCGATGACGCTCCTGGAGCTTAAGGAGGTCGTCGGGTTGCTGCGGAAACTGGCCCCGGAGGTCGTCGCTGCCCACGAGGGCGCGGTTGACGCGACCCGCGGCTTCGGGGAGACGCTGCAGACAGCGGCGCCGGTCTTGGCAGAGTCGGCCAAACGGTTCCGCCAGTACGCCGCCAACGAGACTTACAACGACCTGCGGGATGACTACAAGACGTGGGCGGATTTCTTCGACGCCCTCGCTACGCGTTACCAGTTGCAGGGGGAAACGACCGGTCCGGCCGTCCAGGCCTTAACCTTTAATCTGCACTACGTCCGTCGCACGGGGCTGATGCTCAAGCGGATCGACGAGCACCTGAACGTACCCGAACTCGATGAAGCCGACACCGAGCGTTTCTTGCGTCGCTTGGCCGTGTATGTCCGCGGGTTCACCGACCTCCGCGAGCGTCTCCGGGTTCTGCATGCCAAGACCGTGGATGGCGTCGAGGACGCTCCAGCCGCATCGGAGCCGGCGGGCTCGGAGGCGCTGAGCGCAGACCCGGCGTCGCTGCGGCCAAGCCCAGGGGTTCCTTTGGCGACTTCGGCCGCCCATCGACCCAGCGGCGCCGAGGGATTCTACAGCGGGGTTTGGCTCCTGGCGTCGGCCGATGGGTCTTTAGAGGTAACGGTCTCACCCGAGAACGGTCGGCTCCTGGTTGAGCTGGCCGGTCAGCACGAGCAGCTAGAAGCGGCGCGAGGAGAGATTCGTGTCGAGGCGACTGGCGCGTCGCTAGTGGGCTTGGCGTACAAGCCGATCGGCTGTGACTGGGTTGAGGTCGGCGACTACGCTCTCGACTCAGAAAGCGAAGATACGCTGTCCTTTCTCTGCCCGGTTGTCAGCGGCAACTTCGAGGAGGGTTTCGCGGCGACCGATCGGATCACCCGCCACGAGCTGCGTCGACTGAGTCGCTAACCCTGGTGCGGAGGTCGCCCTGGCCGCCCGTTCTAGCTGTTACCTGTGCGTTGTCTGTTGTTTGTTTGCCTTAAGCCGCTTTTTGGTTTGGGTGCTCTTTTGAATGTTGTCCCGCCCCGGCCGCTTGCGAGCGTCTGGTGGGGAGCAACAAACCGGTCGTCTTCTCGCTCCCCAAGAGTCAGAGACGACCTATCTGAAAGGAGCAACCATGTCGCTATTTAGCAACAAAAAACCGAACCGAAGCGCCTACCAACCGACCGAGTCCGCCCGGGTCAACGAGTCGACCGAGGTCGATCTGTTCGTCGCCGACAACGGGACGTACTGGGGCCTCTCACGGGTGAACCCCAACGGGGGACGCTCGTACCGGCTCTTGAAACCGGAGCAGTGTCGGGACGCCGTCGAAGCGGTGGGGTTTATGGCGCAGGTCTTCGCCAAAGACCCCAACTGCGCGCCCGATCTCAAGGCCGAGCTCAGCGCGCTGAGCGCCCGTCTTGAGACGGTCGTGGCGGAAGTGAAGGAGCTGGCGGCGCCGAACGGCGAGACCAGGCCGAGTGGCCTGCTCGCGGCCTTCGGAGGCTAACAACAACACCGGAGTCCGGGTCCCTGCCATTTGGCAGGGGCTCGGCTCCTCTTTGGAACTCGACGATGAGCCCTACCATGTCTCCTGCTGAATTCGACAAGTCGCGTCCCCGCCGTATCGTTGTGCTGCCGCTGCCGGTTTGGAGGCTCTGGGCCCTCGCGGAGGCAGTCCGAAGCGTCGTCATGCTGCTATGCCGGCTGGTGAACGTCGCGCTGGCCAGCCGTCACGACGCCCAAACTTCCCAGGTCGCCGCCGGGCATCAAGACCGGAGATGCCGCCAAGTTGCCGAGCAGGTCTTTGAACACCTGAACGCCTACCGGCAAGCCAAGGGCCTGAGGCCGCTCCGGTGGAACGCGCGACTCGAAGCATCGTCGCTCTACCAGTCGAACCGCATGAGCGAGCTGGGAGAGTTCGCCCACGTCCTGAGCGATGGCGTTGAGCTGAACGAGCGTGTGGAGCGGTTTGGGTATCGCTACCGGTCTTGCGGCGAGAATCTGTTCTGGCTGCTCGCACCGACGAAGGGGATGGCCGAACTCGCCTGGGCCATGCACGACGGCTGGGTCCACAGCCCCGGGCACGAGGCCAACCTTGTTGGCGATTGGGTGGAGGTGGGCGTTGGCGTCGTCCCCGACGGCGAAGGGGGGTACTACGCCACGCAGAATTTCGGGCGTCCGGCGACGCCGTTCTGAGCAGCGCGCCGCACGCCTCGCAACCCGCCACTGCCCAACGACTTACCACCACAAACGACTCCCGACCGGCACCCCCACCATCTCGCCGAAACCCCACACCGAACGATGTCGATCTCCAGGCCACCGTCAACGTCCAATCGCCGCCGACCGGCGGAGCAGTACGCCGAGCGTGACCGGGCGATGCTGCGGGCGACGCTGCGTTACCAGGTGCTGGTGGCGGCGATGGCGTCGGCGAAATTCCTGGAAGGGAAGCAAGCGGGTCACGTCTTGAGGCGGTTCGAGGCAAAGGGGTGGCTTCAGCTAGAGACCGCGGCGATCCCCGGTGGAGTGACGTACGCGACGCTGACGGCGGTCGGCGCCCGAGAGGTCGGCGTGACCTACCGGCCACGGCCGCTGGGGGCGGCAAGGCTCGACGCGGCGCTGGCTGTGGCCGGGTTCTGCCTGCTGGACGCCGGAAACGCGAAGAGCCGAACCCGACTCACGCCGCAAGAAGTGAATCGGCTGGACGCCGGGCTGGCGGCCAACGTCCCGCATGTGCTGACCGACGAGTTTGCCGCTGCGGGGGGCGGAGAGCCAAGCCTAGTAGTGCTCCGCGTGCTGCTCGCGTCCTCGGGCAAAACCGAAGCGGGTCGTGGAGAAAGCGGCCGAGGCGTTCCGAAAGGCGGTCGCCAATCCGAAGAGCCGGCCGTGGGTCGAGTCGGGAGACCTGGGGGTAGCGGTCCTCGGACATACGCCCGAACGGGTCGGTCAGCTCGCCGAAGCGATTAGCGACGATGACCGCTTTCGAGGTGAGCGGGTGGTTGTCGGGCTCGGGCCGACGAGTGAGTCGCTTGCGGCGGTCTTAAGGCGGGGGTCGGCGTCATGATCATCGCTCCCCCGAAGCCGGTACCAGCGAACCACATCCGTTTCGGGATGACCGACACGGTCCCCTTGGACCTGTTGCTCGACCAGCTGCGCGAGAAACACTTCGCTATCGCCGGGCCCACGGGCCAGCGCAAGACGCTGTTTGCGTTGTCTGTCTTGAAGCAGTTTGTCGCCCTGCCCGAGGACGTTTGTGTCTACGTGGACCTGGGCGGCGATCCGG from Botrimarina mediterranea encodes:
- a CDS encoding CAP domain-containing protein; its protein translation is MSPAEFDKSRPRRIVVLPLPVWRLWALAEAVRSVVMLLCRLVNVALASRHDAQTSQVAAGHQDRRCRQVAEQVFEHLNAYRQAKGLRPLRWNARLEASSLYQSNRMSELGEFAHVLSDGVELNERVERFGYRYRSCGENLFWLLAPTKGMAELAWAMHDGWVHSPGHEANLVGDWVEVGVGVVPDGEGGYYATQNFGRPATPF